A single window of Caldicellulosiruptor bescii DSM 6725 DNA harbors:
- a CDS encoding M23 family metallopeptidase, with translation MNKKNWKEKLLDFFDTKGFYIIVAVCLLVIGFSVYTIATTDFTKYEVEESQGSNQSLEGQTKPAEIPVPQITTEEVTKQDNLKKNASKSSTISSQEKNVAQNSGKLNVNEHSTKSSSNSKSGSLKNKRSSALHQKHESQNQSANKNIQIGTDTGQDDVEVINPVDFKPIFPTIGKVIREFSDQSLVYSKTLDEWTEHPGIDIEAQEGSAVKACFDGTVIDLGEDPLYGKYVVIDHGDGYISKYYNLKDLKDIQIGDIVRQGEKIGEVGTSSNIEYMDPPHLHFEIIYNGENQNPLKFLPKTN, from the coding sequence GTGAACAAGAAAAACTGGAAAGAAAAACTTTTAGACTTTTTTGACACTAAAGGTTTTTATATTATCGTAGCTGTATGTCTGCTGGTAATAGGATTTTCAGTTTATACCATTGCCACCACAGACTTTACAAAATATGAAGTTGAAGAAAGTCAAGGTAGTAACCAATCTTTAGAAGGACAAACCAAACCTGCTGAAATACCAGTGCCACAAATTACCACAGAAGAGGTAACCAAACAGGATAATTTGAAAAAGAATGCCTCTAAATCTTCCACTATAAGCTCACAAGAGAAAAATGTAGCCCAAAATAGTGGTAAATTAAATGTCAATGAGCACTCTACGAAATCCAGCAGTAATTCAAAAAGTGGTAGTTTAAAAAATAAAAGATCTTCTGCTTTACACCAAAAGCACGAGAGCCAAAATCAAAGTGCAAACAAAAATATTCAGATTGGAACTGATACCGGCCAGGATGATGTTGAGGTTATAAACCCTGTTGACTTCAAGCCTATCTTTCCTACCATTGGGAAGGTAATAAGAGAGTTTTCTGACCAGTCGCTTGTATACTCAAAAACTCTTGATGAGTGGACAGAACACCCTGGAATTGACATAGAAGCTCAGGAAGGTAGCGCTGTAAAAGCTTGTTTTGATGGTACAGTTATTGATTTAGGAGAAGACCCTCTTTACGGGAAATATGTTGTAATAGACCATGGAGATGGATATATCTCAAAGTACTACAATCTCAAAGACTTAAAGGATATTCAAATAGGAGACATTGTAAGGCAGGGAGAGAAAATAGGAGAGGTTGGAACAAGTTCTAACATAGAGTATATGGATCCGCCGCATCTTCATTTTGAGATAATTTACAATGGAGAAAATCAAAATCCTCTGAAATTTTTACCCAAAACAAATTAA
- a CDS encoding PDZ domain-containing protein: protein MLKFFWQIFELTGLSIFQLLFSWNFWVVVILISFLYRREQEFEQAVIGHNRVSLLYKVVESSIAGLVGGYIVSLITLFFGIVVDVDSFMYLWYIALILALINPRYLCFSYAAGIISVISLIFKKPIVDISGILVIVAILHFVESLLIFLDGFRGAIPVVIERRKKEGIFSTSGAYLMQRFWAIPMVIIAYNYQTTAQVVKIELFEPSWWPLFKPQNLLPNAMLLMTPIVAALGYGDLAVEDEPAVISKKSAGILSIFSVVLFAMSALSYKVYAFKWVAALFAPMAHEGIILYQQKRQKEGDSIFEAEENKIKVLYVEENSVAAKMGIKPGDVILSINGIQVQKEEDIERIFSDAQIYLWVKAMDKRGKMKELYYQDYENGIRNLGIIVITKNVSANYQLESDGYFMFIKSIARRVKNFLFNRS from the coding sequence ATGTTAAAGTTTTTCTGGCAGATATTTGAACTGACAGGACTTAGTATATTTCAACTTCTTTTTAGCTGGAACTTCTGGGTGGTAGTAATCTTGATTTCTTTTTTGTACAGAAGAGAACAAGAATTTGAACAGGCTGTGATTGGACACAACCGAGTCAGCCTTCTATACAAGGTTGTAGAGTCTTCTATCGCGGGACTTGTAGGAGGTTATATAGTTAGTTTAATTACCTTATTTTTTGGCATAGTAGTGGATGTGGATAGTTTTATGTATCTTTGGTATATTGCTTTGATTCTTGCACTAATAAATCCAAGATATCTCTGTTTTTCATATGCTGCCGGAATTATTTCGGTGATATCTCTCATCTTCAAAAAACCAATTGTTGATATCTCAGGAATATTGGTAATTGTGGCAATACTTCATTTTGTTGAAAGTCTTCTAATTTTCTTGGATGGTTTTCGTGGGGCGATACCTGTTGTGATTGAGAGAAGAAAAAAAGAAGGCATTTTTTCAACCTCAGGTGCTTATCTTATGCAAAGGTTCTGGGCTATACCGATGGTAATAATTGCGTATAACTATCAGACTACCGCGCAGGTTGTCAAAATTGAGCTGTTTGAACCTTCCTGGTGGCCTCTTTTCAAGCCACAGAATCTTTTGCCAAATGCTATGCTTCTTATGACTCCTATTGTGGCTGCACTTGGATACGGAGATTTGGCGGTAGAAGATGAACCTGCTGTGATAAGCAAAAAAAGCGCTGGGATTTTAAGCATTTTCAGCGTTGTTTTGTTTGCTATGAGCGCACTTTCATACAAGGTCTATGCTTTTAAGTGGGTGGCAGCTTTGTTTGCCCCAATGGCTCATGAAGGGATTATACTGTATCAGCAGAAGAGACAAAAAGAAGGAGATTCAATATTTGAAGCAGAGGAAAATAAAATAAAGGTGTTGTATGTCGAAGAAAATAGTGTAGCAGCCAAGATGGGAATAAAACCGGGTGATGTTATTCTTTCAATAAATGGTATTCAAGTTCAAAAAGAAGAGGATATAGAAAGAATATTTTCTGATGCACAGATTTACCTATGGGTAAAAGCTATGGACAAAAGAGGAAAGATGAAAGAGCTATATTATCAGGACTATGAAAATGGAATAAGAAATCTTGGAATAATTGTTATTACTAAAAATGTGAGTGCTAATTATCAGCTTGAGTCTGATGGATATTTTATGTTTATAAAAAGTATAGCAAGAAGAGTAAAAAATTTTTTGTTCAACAGAAGCTGA
- a CDS encoding S41 family peptidase: protein MKKRLQTFAIVLITAIVTYIATTYVYFGSPIYTNKLVTNPKLSKVIWLLKKYYYEPKDISDQKIVDGAIDGIAASVGDPYTEYFTKKEYEEFMIQSKGTYFGVGVTIEPGEHYIEVVTPFEGSPAYKAGIKPGDKIIKVNGISLTSKDIEKAVSLMRGPKGTSVTVTILRDGSSKPIDLKIVRDEIKIKTVSTSIFENNIGYIKITNFDENTPQDFYNSYDKLKSSGCRGLVIDLRFNPGGLLESVVDIASNFLKKGQLIVYLKDRYNNKEYFKSYKNGDTVTPLVVLTNKYSASASEILAGCLKDQKRAKIVGEKTFGKGVVQQVFDLGDGSAIKITVSQYLLPSGAYIHKRGIKPDIKVVQPKEYQDKMNVPMDKDLQLKKAIEILKSEISKSKF, encoded by the coding sequence ATGAAAAAAAGACTTCAAACTTTTGCAATAGTTCTCATAACTGCAATTGTAACATATATTGCGACCACTTATGTCTATTTTGGAAGTCCTATATATACAAACAAATTAGTAACTAATCCTAAATTATCTAAGGTTATATGGCTTTTGAAAAAATACTACTATGAGCCTAAGGATATAAGTGACCAGAAAATTGTAGACGGTGCAATAGATGGGATTGCCGCAAGTGTTGGTGATCCGTACACTGAGTATTTTACTAAAAAAGAATATGAAGAGTTCATGATACAAAGTAAAGGTACGTATTTTGGGGTAGGAGTAACAATAGAGCCTGGCGAACATTATATCGAAGTTGTAACACCCTTTGAAGGTTCTCCGGCGTACAAGGCGGGGATAAAACCAGGGGATAAGATTATAAAAGTAAATGGAATAAGTTTGACATCAAAAGATATAGAAAAGGCTGTAAGTTTGATGAGAGGGCCAAAAGGAACAAGCGTGACAGTTACAATTTTGCGCGATGGCAGCTCAAAGCCTATTGACCTTAAGATTGTCAGAGACGAGATAAAAATAAAGACTGTATCTACTTCCATTTTTGAAAACAACATAGGTTATATCAAAATCACTAACTTTGATGAAAATACTCCTCAGGACTTTTACAATAGCTATGACAAACTCAAAAGCTCTGGCTGCCGTGGACTTGTCATTGACCTGAGATTTAACCCTGGTGGGCTTTTAGAGTCTGTTGTTGACATTGCAAGCAATTTTCTCAAGAAAGGACAGCTTATAGTGTATCTCAAGGACAGATACAATAACAAAGAGTATTTCAAATCATACAAAAATGGTGACACGGTAACACCGCTTGTGGTGCTTACCAATAAGTATTCAGCGTCAGCTTCAGAGATATTAGCTGGATGTTTAAAAGACCAAAAGAGGGCAAAAATTGTTGGTGAGAAGACTTTTGGCAAAGGCGTTGTTCAGCAGGTATTTGACCTGGGAGATGGGTCTGCAATAAAAATAACAGTAAGCCAGTATCTTTTGCCAAGTGGAGCATATATTCACAAAAGAGGAATAAAGCCAGATATTAAAGTAGTTCAACCCAAAGAGTATCAGGACAAAATGAATGTTCCAATGGATAAAGATTTGCAGCTGAAAAAAGCTATTGAGATATTAAAGAGTGAAATTTCAAAGAGCAAGTTTTGA
- a CDS encoding murein hydrolase activator EnvC family protein, whose product MKNKLKIFSILLVFIIFFETAVSNTLKEYQSKLRSIEKSKQKTQQKIVEVKKQQKQVLLQIDNLDKKIDNVEEKIRNLKANIASVENKILQTEAELNEEEKRKEMYYEKFKDRIRCIYELNTVSVSYIEMLLDSQNLSDFFTRMYLFNDIIEYDKQILNEYTKSIETIKNKKEELVLLKEDLNREKRELENYQASLLAEQNEKKKLLLELEKEQDKLEKMLDELEEISNELSKKIKEILARQKTKRIYKGGKLLWPLEGYYGITSYFGMRFHPILKKNKMHTGIDIAAPYGASVLAAADGDVILAGWVSGYGKTIIIDNGSGISTLYAHLSSINVAVGQKVKRGESIGNVGATGYATGPHLHFEVRINGDVTDPLNFLR is encoded by the coding sequence TTGAAAAATAAACTAAAAATTTTCTCTATTTTGCTTGTATTTATTATTTTTTTTGAAACTGCTGTATCAAATACCTTAAAAGAGTATCAAAGCAAGCTAAGGTCTATTGAAAAGAGCAAGCAAAAGACACAGCAGAAGATAGTAGAAGTTAAAAAACAGCAAAAGCAGGTCTTATTACAAATAGATAATCTTGACAAAAAGATTGATAATGTAGAAGAAAAAATAAGAAATTTAAAAGCAAACATTGCATCTGTTGAAAACAAGATTTTGCAGACAGAGGCTGAACTTAATGAAGAAGAAAAAAGAAAAGAAATGTATTATGAAAAGTTTAAAGATAGAATAAGATGTATTTATGAGCTAAATACTGTCTCTGTATCGTATATTGAAATGCTACTTGACTCTCAAAACCTTTCAGATTTTTTTACAAGAATGTATCTTTTTAACGATATAATTGAATATGATAAGCAAATACTAAATGAGTACACAAAGAGCATTGAGACTATCAAAAATAAGAAAGAAGAACTTGTACTGCTAAAGGAAGACTTAAATAGAGAAAAGAGGGAGCTTGAAAACTACCAAGCTTCTCTTTTGGCGGAGCAAAATGAAAAGAAAAAACTTTTGTTGGAACTTGAAAAAGAGCAAGATAAATTGGAAAAGATGCTTGATGAACTTGAAGAGATTTCAAATGAGCTTTCCAAGAAAATAAAGGAGATTTTGGCAAGACAGAAGACAAAACGCATATATAAAGGTGGCAAACTCTTGTGGCCGCTTGAGGGGTATTATGGGATAACATCATATTTTGGTATGAGATTTCATCCAATTTTGAAGAAAAACAAAATGCACACAGGGATAGACATTGCAGCACCATATGGAGCAAGTGTTTTAGCAGCAGCAGACGGTGATGTGATTTTAGCCGGATGGGTGTCTGGTTATGGTAAGACTATCATTATAGATAATGGTAGTGGTATTTCAACTTTATATGCTCATCTTTCTTCAATCAACGTAGCTGTGGGTCAAAAAGTGAAAAGAGGCGAAAGTATTGGCAATGTTGGTGCAACTGGGTATGCTACCGGTCCGCACCTTCATTTTGAAGTTAGAATAAACGGCGATGTTACTGACCCGCTTAATTTCCTAAGATAA
- the ftsX gene encoding permease-like cell division protein FtsX: MSLQTIKYFCKDGFKNIFLNKTMAAASISIVVAALTVVGIFIAIGINLEYISQQIEKTVDIRVILQKGQEEKVVVIEEYLRKNALVREFNYISPQMALQDLKNKLGKNAFLLEGLEKDNPLRGYFVVKPVKIEYTKKLAEELETLDGVAQVYFPSETVEKLKRILKIINLFCLLLILGLYIVAIFIIANTIKITLFARRREISIMRYIGATNRFISGPFVVEGFIIGILGSILAYAIVLLFYHYAIRYLSQTITFVDFVNISIYKYKILGVFIFTGSMVGILGSLISLRRYLKA, translated from the coding sequence ATGAGTCTTCAGACAATCAAGTACTTTTGCAAAGATGGATTTAAAAACATTTTTTTAAATAAGACCATGGCTGCTGCTTCTATTTCTATAGTGGTGGCAGCCTTAACTGTGGTTGGGATATTTATTGCAATCGGGATTAATCTGGAGTATATCTCACAGCAGATAGAAAAGACGGTTGATATAAGGGTGATACTGCAAAAAGGTCAGGAAGAAAAAGTGGTTGTGATTGAGGAGTATTTGAGGAAAAATGCTTTGGTTCGAGAGTTTAATTACATAAGTCCACAGATGGCTCTTCAAGATTTGAAAAATAAGCTTGGTAAAAATGCGTTTTTGCTTGAAGGACTTGAAAAAGACAATCCTCTGCGGGGATACTTTGTAGTAAAGCCTGTAAAGATTGAATACACTAAAAAACTTGCTGAAGAATTAGAAACCTTAGATGGTGTTGCTCAGGTTTATTTTCCTTCTGAGACGGTTGAAAAGCTTAAAAGGATTTTGAAGATAATAAATCTTTTTTGCTTACTTTTAATTTTGGGTCTTTATATAGTTGCTATATTTATAATTGCCAATACTATCAAAATAACCCTCTTTGCAAGGCGAAGAGAAATCTCAATTATGAGATATATTGGTGCAACTAACAGGTTTATAAGCGGACCTTTTGTGGTTGAAGGATTTATTATAGGCATTTTAGGTTCGATTTTAGCATATGCCATTGTTCTGTTATTTTATCACTATGCAATAAGGTACCTTTCACAAACTATTACCTTTGTTGATTTTGTCAACATTTCTATTTACAAGTACAAAATATTAGGAGTGTTTATATTTACAGGAAGCATGGTAGGCATACTGGGAAGTTTAATTTCTCTAAGAAGGTACTTAAAAGCCTAA
- the ftsE gene encoding cell division ATP-binding protein FtsE, which translates to MVKFINVSKRYPNGVLALTNINLTIEKGEFVFLVGSSGAGKSTIVKLLLKEIDPTEGEIIVGEYKLTQLPKREIPYYRRKIGIVFQDFRLLPNKTVYENVEFAMQITGAPAKIIRRQVPYVLSLVGLAHKAKCYPHELSGGEQQRVALARAIVNKPTLLVADEPTGNLDPDTSWEIMRLLEDINKRGTTVLVATHAKEIVDSMRKRVVAIDCGRIVKDQHRGVYSYESSDNQVLLQRWI; encoded by the coding sequence ATGGTAAAGTTTATAAATGTGAGCAAAAGATATCCAAATGGGGTGCTTGCGCTCACAAATATCAATTTGACCATTGAAAAAGGTGAATTTGTATTTTTGGTTGGTTCAAGCGGGGCAGGAAAATCTACAATCGTAAAGCTTCTTTTGAAAGAGATTGACCCAACTGAAGGAGAGATTATTGTTGGTGAGTACAAGCTCACACAGCTTCCAAAAAGGGAGATACCATATTACAGAAGAAAGATTGGAATAGTATTTCAGGATTTTAGACTTCTTCCCAACAAAACTGTATATGAAAATGTGGAGTTTGCTATGCAAATAACAGGAGCACCTGCAAAAATCATCAGAAGACAGGTTCCTTATGTTCTGTCTTTGGTAGGGCTTGCGCACAAGGCAAAATGTTACCCGCACGAGCTTTCAGGCGGTGAGCAGCAGCGGGTTGCCTTGGCGCGAGCAATTGTAAACAAGCCCACCTTGCTTGTGGCTGATGAGCCAACAGGTAACTTAGATCCTGATACATCATGGGAGATAATGAGACTTTTAGAAGATATTAACAAGAGAGGAACAACTGTGCTTGTTGCAACACATGCTAAAGAGATTGTTGATAGCATGAGAAAAAGGGTTGTGGCGATTGACTGTGGCAGAATTGTAAAAGATCAGCATAGAGGAGTTTACAGCTATGAGTCTTCAGACAATCAAGTACTTTTGCAAAGATGGATTTAA
- a CDS encoding PucR family transcriptional regulator: protein MMTQKVIDVLEQAKDIIDDEFGYIEADGRVIYSSNPLSQNRINTVAIDMIKTDTDLEIFEGRTYKVYRSQTDTYVLYINNTEPHAEKLLDMLNLVVMKAKEPASAYDKKLFIKNLLYDNILPGEIYTKARELHIATGATRVVFAIYIPNAKEIKDLNIGEILTSIFPKSTKDFIIQLDNNILVFIKELKPGSNDEDAYKVARIILDTLNSELLLKAYIGIGSVVDDIKELSMSYKEAEAALKIGYIFEKDKYIVSYHKLGLGRLIYQMPTKLCEMFLEEVFKDVKLSDFDPELIQTVEMFFECNLNVSETARQLYIHRNTLVYRLDKIERMIGLDLRKFEDAIIFKMAMLVNQYLEYTKGNITF, encoded by the coding sequence ATGATGACACAGAAGGTTATTGATGTTTTAGAGCAGGCAAAAGACATCATCGACGATGAATTTGGATATATTGAAGCTGATGGTAGAGTTATCTACAGCTCAAATCCACTTTCTCAAAACAGAATCAACACAGTTGCAATTGACATGATAAAAACAGACACTGACCTTGAGATATTTGAGGGTCGCACATACAAGGTTTACAGAAGCCAGACAGACACCTATGTTCTTTATATAAACAACACAGAACCTCATGCTGAAAAGCTTTTGGATATGTTAAACCTTGTTGTGATGAAGGCAAAAGAGCCGGCATCTGCGTATGATAAAAAGCTCTTTATAAAAAATCTGTTGTATGACAATATTCTGCCAGGGGAGATTTACACAAAGGCAAGAGAACTTCACATTGCAACAGGTGCAACAAGGGTTGTATTTGCTATCTATATTCCAAATGCAAAAGAGATTAAAGACCTGAATATCGGTGAGATTTTGACAAGCATATTCCCAAAGAGCACAAAAGATTTTATTATCCAGCTTGACAACAATATTCTGGTATTCATAAAAGAGTTAAAACCAGGTTCAAATGATGAGGATGCATACAAGGTTGCAAGGATTATACTTGACACGCTCAACTCAGAGCTTTTGCTCAAAGCGTATATTGGAATTGGATCTGTTGTTGATGACATAAAAGAACTTTCGATGTCTTATAAGGAGGCAGAAGCAGCGCTCAAAATAGGCTACATCTTTGAAAAGGACAAGTATATTGTGAGTTATCACAAGCTCGGCCTTGGAAGACTTATATATCAGATGCCGACAAAACTTTGTGAGATGTTCTTGGAAGAGGTCTTCAAGGATGTAAAACTTTCTGATTTTGACCCAGAACTCATACAGACTGTTGAGATGTTCTTTGAATGCAACTTGAATGTCTCAGAGACAGCAAGACAGCTTTATATTCACAGAAATACCTTGGTTTACAGACTTGACAAGATAGAAAGAATGATAGGGCTTGACCTTAGAAAGTTCGAAGATGCTATTATCTTCAAAATGGCTATGCTTGTAAATCAGTATTTAGAGTATACAAAGGGTAACATTACATTTTAA
- a CDS encoding ABC transporter ATP-binding protein — translation MASVRLKGVYKRYPGGVTAVSDFNLDIEDKEFIVLVGPSGCGKTTTLRMIAGLEEVTEGEIYIGDKLVNDVPPKDRDIAMVFQNYALYPHMTVFENMAFGLKLRKFPKDEIKRRVHEAAKILGIEHLLDRKPKALSGGQRQRVALGRAIVREPKVFLMDEPLSNLDAKLRVQMRAELSKLHKRLGTTFIYVTHDQTEAMTMGTRIVVMKDGFIQQVDTPQVLYEQPANLFVAGFIGSPQMNFIESRIEQKDKNLYVVFGNNAIKLPEGKAKKVEELGYVGKEVIMGIRPEDLHDEEIFLQTAQDAVVDADVDVVEMLGSETLLYVVVDGLNLIARVDPRSKAKSGDRIKLAFDVNRIHLFDKETEKAIVH, via the coding sequence GTGGCAAGTGTAAGATTAAAAGGTGTTTACAAGAGATATCCTGGTGGTGTTACAGCTGTTTCTGACTTTAACTTAGATATTGAGGACAAGGAATTCATAGTTTTGGTTGGACCATCTGGTTGTGGTAAGACAACAACACTGAGAATGATAGCAGGCCTTGAAGAGGTAACAGAAGGCGAAATCTACATAGGGGACAAGCTGGTAAACGACGTCCCACCAAAGGATAGAGACATTGCAATGGTTTTCCAGAACTATGCTCTGTATCCTCACATGACAGTTTTTGAGAACATGGCATTTGGTCTCAAGCTCAGAAAGTTTCCAAAAGATGAGATAAAAAGACGTGTACATGAAGCAGCTAAGATTTTGGGAATTGAGCACCTGCTTGACAGAAAACCAAAGGCTCTGTCCGGTGGTCAGAGACAGAGAGTGGCTTTAGGTCGTGCTATTGTGAGAGAACCAAAGGTATTCCTCATGGATGAGCCTCTTTCAAACTTGGACGCAAAGCTCAGAGTCCAGATGAGAGCAGAGCTATCCAAACTTCACAAGAGACTTGGAACAACATTCATCTACGTTACACACGACCAAACAGAAGCTATGACAATGGGTACAAGAATTGTTGTTATGAAAGATGGATTTATCCAGCAGGTTGATACACCACAGGTTCTGTATGAGCAACCTGCAAATCTGTTTGTTGCAGGTTTCATTGGTTCGCCACAGATGAACTTCATTGAATCAAGGATTGAGCAAAAAGATAAAAACTTATATGTTGTATTTGGAAACAACGCAATAAAACTCCCAGAAGGAAAGGCAAAGAAAGTTGAAGAGCTCGGCTATGTTGGGAAGGAAGTTATAATGGGTATTAGACCAGAAGATTTGCACGATGAAGAGATATTCCTGCAGACAGCTCAGGATGCTGTTGTTGATGCAGATGTTGATGTTGTTGAGATGCTTGGTTCTGAAACACTTTTATATGTTGTTGTTGATGGTCTTAACCTCATTGCGAGAGTTGATCCAAGGTCAAAGGCAAAAAGTGGCGACAGAATTAAACTTGCATTTGACGTTAACAGAATTCACCTGTTTGATAAAGAAACAGAGAAGGCTATTGTTCACTAA
- a CDS encoding GlsB/YeaQ/YmgE family stress response membrane protein, with amino-acid sequence MLGFIMTLIVAAIAGYIGDALTKYKMPGGFIGAMIAGLVGSWIGAYIPFFRKLGPVIAGIPIIPTILGAAIFIFVLGLFRKEIDTATKQQQ; translated from the coding sequence ATGCTCGGATTTATAATGACCCTGATTGTTGCGGCAATTGCAGGATATATAGGCGATGCGCTGACCAAGTATAAAATGCCAGGCGGATTTATTGGAGCTATGATTGCTGGACTTGTCGGGTCTTGGATTGGAGCATATATTCCGTTTTTCAGGAAACTTGGTCCTGTGATTGCTGGTATTCCTATTATTCCAACCATCCTCGGTGCGGCAATATTTATATTTGTGCTGGGACTTTTCAGAAAAGAGATTGATACGGCAACCAAACAACAGCAGTAG